From the genome of Canis lupus familiaris isolate Mischka breed German Shepherd chromosome 20, alternate assembly UU_Cfam_GSD_1.0, whole genome shotgun sequence:
CTTCTGTAATGTCACTCCATGTGCTCACGGGTAAGCCTCCTAAAAAGGATGCAGGTATGAATTCCTAGTAGCAATATCCAGAGTAGCTGGGAGAGAGGTACACCAGACAGGTAAAATGGATCCCAGGTGATCTGGGTGGCTACCTACTTAAGAACTATCTTTCTCAGTTCCCTTCGAGCTCAGTGTGACCATGTCTTTAACTTATGTTCAATTAGATGTAAGTAGCAGTAGTGTGCTGTTGTGGCAATGCCCTTGAAAGGGACATAAATATGCTTTTTGGTCCTATCCCCTTTCTAAAGGGGAAGAAGATGAGAAAGATGGAGGTGCCATCTTGGATGCAGAGATGTGTGCCCATGTTAAGGGTGGCAGAACTGGACTTGGCCACTTACATTTGGACTGCTaagtaagagagaaataaactctCTTTTTTAACCACTGTATTTTGGGATATTTGTGGACAGAGATATCCACACTTTAGCCTGTACCCTAACGAATATAGTGAGTAAAGAAACAAGTAATAACAAATATCTAAAATCATGActgtataaaacaataataatttctaatttgtaggtttttcttaaaaaaaaaaagactaacccCAACAGAATGAGAGAACTTATCAAAAAGAACAAGGAGGATATATACACTATAGAAAAGACATAATTATTTGTACATGATCTGGTTGTTTcaatatagaaaactctaaagaatcTACAAATGatcaaaattgataaaataatttgataagatTGTTAAATAGAAGAATAAtgtaaaattgcattttttagaagattttatttattcattcatgagagacacagagaaagagtgagagagagagagagagagaggcagagacataggcagagggagaagcaggctccatgtagggagcctgacatgggactcaatccctggtctccaggatcacgtcctgggccgaaggcagcgctaaactgctgagccacctggccttcCCCTAAAATTGCGTTTTTGAGAGATGTGCATGACTTTGtgggaaaatttataaaattttattgaaggatgggaaggaagacctaaataaagATATACCAAATTCATGAATAAGAAGGCTCAATACCACACAGATAGCAATTCTCCACAAAAATGATCTTTAGATTTAATGCACATTGAATAGAATTTTCAAcagtttaaacaaaaatttggCAAACTTACCCTGAGGTCTATAGAGAGTACCAAGAATAGCCAAAAGCTTAATGAAGAAGTCAAGGTAGGAGAATGCATTCTATCACATACTGATGATCAGAATCTCTAGTAATCAAGAATATGTCAACcagactttaataaaaaaaataataggggtccctaggtggctcagctggttaagcatctaccttctgctcaggtcatgatctcagggtcctgggatagagccccacatcaggctccctgctcaacagggtgtctgcacctccctctccttctgcccctccccaccacccgtgggggagagagaacaccacttgtgttctctctctctctctctctctcgttcactttctctcataaataaataaaatatttaataataatgggCCATTCAGTACGTGGTGCTGAGATAAatgattaaatggaaaataaatgaaactgaattCCTATCTCATGATAAACAAAAAATAGGTGGATAAAagacaaaacatgaaaaacaaaactctaaaacttttaggagaaaataCAGGGCCATATCTTGAAGACTCAGGGAAGGCTTTTTAAAAGCagacacaaaaagtaaaaatgagaaagaaaaagattgctATTTCTGACTATGTTGAAACTAAGAActtttattcatcaaaatatgtaataaagtgaaaaaacaaatcatGATTGCGAAATGATATTTGGAGCACACATTACCAACAAAGGATTAGCATGAATTAAAAAGAACACATCTCAATAAGAAATACTTCAAAAGCAATCCAAATATAAAATTGGGCAGATGTTAcaaacattttatagaaaaagagcaCAAATGGCCatgaaagatttgaaaatatactccagggaaatgcaaattaaaaccataccAAGATATAATTTTATGCCCACCATGTGGGAAAAAACAGAACTGTGGCAATAAGTGTTGGGAAGACTAGAGATTAATAGAAAGACTCATATAATGATGAGTGGGAGTGCAGTTTGGTAAAATTAGTTTGAAAACTGGCAttatgaattaagaaataaaaatgaatacatttacaCATGAATGATTGACATCCAAGGTCATAACTCTTGCAAATGACACAGGTAATTCGAAAGACACACAATGAAGCAGAGTTACTCATAATCAAAAGTGAAAATACATCAACAGTATACATAGAAAACAGTTGTTCTGCTTTCTTGGAAAATTAGAGTTGTTAAGAGTTAGCATTGTATGACAATGTAGGACTATGACCCGTAGAGAGAAGAGGAACAAGTGAGATGAACCCTATAATTGTCCTGACTTCCCAAGTGGAGGCAGTTTTCATatggcagagagaagggaaaccCAAACAGAACACAGTGATATTACTAAACTAAGACTGGGGCTCAGGACATTTGGAGTTTGCAGGTCAGACTATTGTAGAGAAGGGGTTACCATTGTTTTGTGGGCCAATTCCAGATATAGCCTATTTTTGAACAGGACTAAGACtgatttacacatttttaaagagttgcttttaaaaaaagaatatatggcaGAGTCCATGTGGGGCctgcaaagcttaaaatatttactgtctgtcTTTTACAGAGAAAGTTTTTGATCCCTGCTGTATAGGATGGAGATGCAGAGAAATAACTCCAGAAATCTGCAGAACACTCCCTTTGGTCTTTGGCTGAATGCTAATCCACACACACATAGGTTAAATTTCCAGGAGGCTAGGCAGAGAACAATTGCCAGGAACAATTGCCAGGGTGCTATAAGATGGACAACTCACAGAGCTCACACAGTACTGGGAGATTCAAGTCTTATTCATCCAGAGAGGAAGGACTTCACTGAATACTCAGGCATTCAGTAGAGACCCCACAAGGCTCACACCTTAGTATTGAGGTGATCTCAATAAAGGCCATTCTAGACTCATCCTAACAGAGCTTAAAAACCAactttgagggcagcctgggtggctcagcgatttagtgcctcctttggcctggggcctgatcctagagacctgggatcaagtccgcgtggggctccctgcacagggcctgcttctctgtctgcctgtgtctctgcctctctctttctctctctcttctctgtgtctctcatgaatgaataaaatcttaaacaaacaaacaaacaaacaaaaaaactttgaaCAGACCAAGGGTGAACTGCAAGTAATTTAGCTGCCTGCCAGATTTCCACACTCCTTAAAAAcaggaaatacaattcaaatagTCAACAGTGTAACATTAATAGCGTTCagcattcattaaaaattattaggcCTATAATTGAGAGTAAGCCAGTCAAtagaaacagatacagaaatagacaagaattttaaaacaccTGTTATTGGGGCGCCTGCATAGCTCATtcagttaaacgtccaactcttggtttctgctgaggtcctaatctcagggtcatgggatggagccatAGGGTGGACTCCaggctcagtgtgaagtctgtttgagattctctccttccccctctgctcttccccctgctcatgtgcgtatacactctctctgtcaaataaagaaataataaaatcttagaaaaataaaatacctgctATTAATACTGTAAATTTGCTCAAGGATTTCAAAGAAAACGTGAATGCGACTAGAAGAGAAGATAAAGAGAGCTAAATGGAAGTGTTAGAGCTAGAAAATACAGCACCTGCAGTGAAAAATTCACTGGATGGGTTTAACCAGTGAATTTAACCAGATTAGGTACTGCAgaggaaaatatcagtgaaaccAAAGGCACAGCAATATAAACTACCCAAACTGAAGCACAGACAAATATTGAAAAAGTTACTAGACCCTGATGATTTGACCTATGGGAACAATATCAAATGGTTCTATGTGAGAAATTGGAGTACAGAAGGCTGGAAACAAATGAAGCAGAAATATCGGAAGaaataatattcttcaaaaacttttcaaataattcaaataattactgaaaaaatttccaagtttgaagaaaaactaaaaatcacaggttttagtttagtttagcaCAGTGTACCCCAAGGAAACACAAAGAACCACACTGCAGAACATAATTGAATTGTCATTCAAAACTCAGTGATGGAGTTTAAAAGCAGCTGGGaaagggtagccccagtggctcagtggtttagcgccgcctttggccaggggcgtgatcctggagacccaggatcaagtcccatgtcgggctccctgcatggagcctgcttctccctctgcctgtgtctcttcctctctctgtgtgtgtctctcatgaataaataaataaaatcttaaaaaaaaaagcagctaaaaaaagacatatacagaggaataaagataagaattataggggtgcctggccagCTAGGTTAGTAGAGAaggcgactcttgatcttggggttgtgggtttgagccccacagtagttgtagagatgacttaatcataaaaaaaaatctgaaaacaaaaaaacacacaaaaaacaaaaaaactaagataGGAACAATTGCAGACTTCTCTCCAGACACAATGCAAGTTGGAAGATAGTAGAGAGAGGATCATCTTCAAgtattgaaagaaataaagcaagTCAGCATAAAATTCTACctcaaatgaaaatatctttcaaatatgaaattgaagtaaagacttttaaaaaccaaagctGAGAGAATTCCTTCCTGGACTTCAAGAGATTCTGAAGTTCTTCACGTTGAAGGAAAATGGTATCAGATGGAAACAAGTCTGTACAAAAACATGAGGTGGGCCAGAAATTCTAGTGTTGtcaggaaatattaaagatttcctgttttaaaatttcttgcaatGTAGAATAGTAACCTTTTTGAACTTTTTGCACTCATTCCATTAAAATCTATTggtccttcactttttttttttaaattcatttatggtagtcacagagagagagagagagagagagagagaggcagagacataggcagagggagaagcaggctccatgcaccgggagcccgacgtgggattcaatcccaggtctccaggattgcgccctgggccaaaggcaggcgccaaaccgctgcaccacccagggatccctggtccttcactttgaatggatcttttagccatacataattttgtaaaatctttggaaaacatTGGTCTACTTAGTTATGTGGTTTTCCAAATGTTGACATGTTTCATtatacaacattaaaaaaatcacatttacttATATCACTGCTGTTGTCACAAAAGTATTTAATTTGGAAAGTTGGAAAGTATTGTCTGCCTATAATGCCTTTGCCAGCATGGAGTGTCTGATTTGTCATCATGGGATCCTACATAACATAGTACTACAGAGTACTGAAATGCATTAATCCCAGTAAGCATGAACTGTTAGCCTTGCAGGGTGGAAAGAAGTTGATATAACAATCTTGCCACCAAATAGCTGGTTGGTTTCCTTCAGGGATGTAGCATTTCAGAGAGTTGGCATTGACCTTGGATGCTGACAGATTGGACATTCAGCAGCAGTAGTAGCTATATCAGCTTTGGTAAGAGGAAGCCTATGTTGCTTTATTGGGTGAATGAATGGCCTCCAATCCTGCCAACACAAATACTCTGTGGACACACTGCAAGAATGGAGGTTGACAAGGATAAGTGTTAGCTGATCCCTAGAGGAGGAGTCATCTTATCCACTTGGTTGTTGAGTGCCTCCTCTGTGGTGGCTACTCACTGGTGGGCACTGGCATGGAATAGAAAAGGCTACACACTTTGTTTCTGCTCCCATAGGTCCATTCTTGTGCTTCTTCCCTAGATTGTggggttttgctttttctaagCCCCTGACCAACCAGACAAGCCACTTATCACTGCTTAGGGGTCCATGTATATTCTTATTCAGGCAACTTCTCCTTTAACACCAAGTTCACGACCAGGTGTACTGTTTGAAGCTCTATGCAGAGGATTTCTCCTCATCACTGCCTTTCAGGGCCACCCCTGAGTGAGTCTCTGGTGCAACAGCAGATTGTTCTCAGCCAGTACCAAGATTTTGAGGCCATCTGTGAACCAGGcctatatttttccctctttcatcAGCTGGTCCTAGGACAGTCCTTATAAGGCCATGGGTATGAACTGAGGGAGAAACTTTAATTCAATATAAGCAGGTGGTAAGTAGGTCAAGGCCAATATTTTTGTGCAATTTACTTGTGTCTTCAAGACCTGTCATAACAATCCAATtccaagtgtccattgaaagatgaatggctTTGTCCAGCCGAGTTTATGACTTGGTGAGTCTGGCTGAGTATCTCCTTTACGATAGGAGGCATGGGACTCTCAGTTACTTGATGTCCCTTGGTCCAGCACTTAGTGTCTTTCTGGGGTGCAGTAGTGTGCTAGGAGCTGCTTTCCAAATACTGTACAATTTCTTCGCTGCAGACAGTGTGGTCTTGCTTCAGTCCTGGAGGAGTCTATACTGTGACTCACTAATTAGGGCATAGCAGAGACTCCTtacagcattttcattttgccaCAGCAAACTCTAGCACCATGAGGTTGGCTGGGTCATACAGCCCGGGTGATGGGCTGCTTGTACCACAGCCTGACTTCGTTTCTTGATAGGAGGAACTGCAAAGCACTGTGGCCGCTTTTATGTGTGTGTACTCCAGGATAATGTCTCTGCTCAAggcttttcatttattcacatgCCTTTTGCcctgtaaggtaacatattcacaggttccggGGATTGGAATACAGACATCTTTGGGATGCCAGTATTCTACTACAGGGCTGCTTCCAGATGTTGGCTATTAAGaataaagatactaaaaaaaaaaaaaaaaaaaaaaaaaaggaataaagctgctaaaaacaTTCCTacaggtgtgtgtgcgtgtgtgtatacataaagCTTTATGTCTCTGGGGTAAACTCCCAGTAATGCAATGACTGGGTCGTATGGTAATTgcgtattttgtttttataagaaactgccaaaaaaaaaaaaaaaaaaaaaaaaaaaaagaagaaagaagaaagaaaaactgccaGCCTGTGTTCCGGAGGGCCTGTGATAGTTTATTTTCCTGCCCCAGCGTCTGAGCTGTCCAGCACCCCTGCCTCCGCGGCCGTCCTATTCGGGGGTTGTCACGATCCTTTGTTTTCGTCGGTGTGTGCGGTGTGTCGTGATAGCTCAGGGTGTTTGCATTTGCACTTGGCTGCGGGCTCCGTCCCCGCGGAGGGGTGAGCGTCCCGTCTAAGGCCGCCCGGGGGCTCGAGTCCCCCCGtttaccccccgcccccccgcgccccggccgaCCCGACAGCCGGGAGGCGCGCTGCACGCCGGGCCAGGCGCTGGGGCGGGACGGAGCGCCTCCTGGGGGGTGACTCCGCGGCCCGCAGCCGGCGCGCGGGGACCGCAGTTCCCGCCAACGCGAGGGCAGGGCCGCGGGCCGCCGCGAGGGGGCGCGGCAGAGGCGAGGCGCGGGCGGTCCATGGCGTCCCCGGGCGGCCGCTCGCTGGGCCTCCTGCtctggctcctgctcctcccgCCTCCGCTCGGGGCGTCCTCCCCGTCGTCCTCCCCGTCGTCCTCCCCGTCGTCGGCCCCGTCGTCCCCGGGGGGCGGCCCTGAGGGCCCGGGCGCCAGCGTGTGGAGGGCTGCGGGGCCGCCGGCGACCTCCAGGCCGCACGAGGCTGCCACACCCCCGCAAGTGGTGCCGGTCACCCCACGTGCCTCTGGCTCCTACGCGGCTGTGACCGAGGCACAGCCAACACGAACGAAGCCGCTGCTCACTACAGGTGATGCTTCTGGGCCTGGCCCTGCCGTAGAGCCCTGGCCGgggtgacgggggtggggggggaggtgaggCGGTCTTGTGAGGAGATGGTGTttcccaggggaggggaggggggagaggtgAGGGGGTCTTGTGAGGAGATGGTTTTTcccaggggaggggcggggggagaggtgAGGGGGTCTTGTGAGGAGATGGTGTttcccaggggaggggaggggggagaggtgAGGGGGTCTTGTGGGGAGATGGTTtttcccaggggtggggggaagtggCCCCAGCCCTGCGCTTGAGCTCAGAGAGGAGGTGGCCATTCTCTGAGGAGCCTTCAGGGGGAACAGAGCTGCTCTGGTTGGGAGGGGCCGTCTGAGGGGACATGGCCTTGTCATCCCgctctgctgctgctggtgctgtcaGTGGCTTTCCTTTCATGTCCCCTCCCTTCACTGACGCTCCAGGATGCGGCCACAGGTCTATGAGGATAATTGGTGGATTGCCCGCTCCAGAGCGAAAGTGGCCCTGGCAGGTGAGCCTACAGATCAATGAAAAGCACATGTGCGGAGCCTCCCTCATTGCCAGTCGGTGGGTGCTGACCGCGGCCCACTGCATATTTGGGTGAGTGCCCGGGGCTCTGTGACCTGGGGCTGGTCCTGTCCCCTTACTGagcttcctcttcctcatctgaaaaagaGGGTCATAGACCCTGCTCTGACCCTGCAGTCAGAGGTAGGTGATGGTAGGGCCCTTGGTAGCCTAAAAAGTCAAGACCCCAAATCATGTTTGAGGCTTGTGCAGATTAACCTTCAAGCCAAGCAGCAAGAAATGGGAGGGATGCCAGTCGAGATGCATTCTTTAAGAAGAGCGGAGTGTAGTGGACCAACGTGGCTAGATCAGTGGTCTCCAACTTTAATAAGCCTGGAAAGATCCGCAGAGAGCtcgttaaaacacagattgcctGTCCCCGACCCCCCGCATTTCTGATGCAGGAGTGGGATCTGAGCATCTGCATCTCTAACAAGTTCCCATGATCCTGCTCACCAGGGAACTAGACCTGGAGCACCACTAGACAGATTGGCCAAGGGTCCGGGGATGAGATGTGGTTTGGAGGGAGGGAAGTGGTTGGTGGAGGTAGGCCCAGGCTGGGAAGGCCCAGAAGAGGCGGAGGGGGAGTGGAGAGCCTCTAGGATCTCTCTGCAGCTACGTGGAATACACGGTGAAGATGGGAGACATCTACATGAGGCATACCTCCGATATGGCAGTCAAGATCCCCGTCCAGGACATCGTTATTCACAAAGATTACAATCCTCTTGGATtaattgagaatgatattgctCTCGTTCTGCTTGAGTTCCCTGTGAATTTTTCCACCCACATCCATCCCGTGTGCCTCCCTGAAAAGGCATTCTTGGTGCAAGCTGGTACAGAGTGCTGGGTGACTGGATGGGGAAAGCTTAGCGAAAAAGGTAAGACTGAAGGAAGACTCTGAGCTCAGGCCAGGCAAGAGGCTGCCGAGCGCCTAGCCCTACAAGCTaaaagaggaggcagggaggccattTTGTAGCAAGCGGATAAGGGAGGAGGGTGCAGAAGATGCTGGTAGGCAGTAATTGGATAGTGTTACAAATTTCAGTTAGAATTTCAGGACCTGGCAAAGTGGGTTCTCTCTAGGGTGGATTTTAGCCCAGGGGGTGTTGGTATTCATCTGCCTGCTAACGGGAGCTGTCCCAAACTGGAAGTCCTTGCCTTGGTAGATGGGGAGCTTCCTGTGAGTGAAAAGAGCCCAGAGAACTCCTCTTGGTGAGGTTGTTGGGCCTCCTATCCCTGGGGAGAGGTTGGAATTTGGTATCTTTGCGAACACTACTTGTCCAAGTTTATGATCTTGCTCAAAAGTAAAGTCACTTCACTGATGTCACGATTACTAAGGATActcagagagatagagagttgGTTGAGATTTCTCAGGGCTGGTAAGGCCTCACCTCTTCCTGTCCTGATCTGTGCTTCCTTCTCCTGCTTTGGTTTTTGATTcctacctcctcccctccccacataAACTTCGGGCCTCATTTCTTCCAGTGTCAAACGGGAACAATATTCCCTGTCCTCAGGGGGTGTCTGTATGTGAACACACTGTATTGAGACCCTGAGTGGGTGCCAGGGGCTCCTGTTCTCTTCCATTAAGCAGATCCACCTATTCCCAAATTATTTCTACAGATTCATCTCAAGAAACTACAGAGGAACTTCAGGAGGCCGAGCTAAACATTATCCGTTATGAGAGATGTAATGAGATACTCCAAACACAGTTGGAAACTAGTAGTGACGTAGTCAAGAAAGGGATGCTGTGTGGTTATAATGTCCAAGGAAAGGATGCCTGCCAGGTCAGTTCATGGGCCCTTGGCTGTCTTGCTGCTTTGTTGTTCTCTCACAATGTCCTCATTCACAGGCAGCGTGGCTTATGTTATCCACCGGCCGTTCTGTTCACCCTTAATTCACATCAAGGGGACTCAAGGGGACAAGCCGCCAAGGCCCAGCTGGGCTGGCCTGCCTGGCTCCTTCAGTGGGAGGGTCTGGTGCTCCCTGGAGGGGggttgggagaggaggggagattCAAGCAGAAAATATCAAAACTGCAAGTCACAACTTTTGAGCCCCTTCTCGGTGACAGGCAGTGTACTCAGATATAGACTGGATTCATTATGATTAGCTCAGAGGACATATATTTTTGTTGCTTATATTCAATTATTCAATTTTTTGTACACCATTGTTTTGCATATGGCTATAAATTTTGTTTGTTAAAGCTTTCAACCCTTAAGTCTGATATTCCCAGAAACCTAGGGCTGGTGGGtgcctggggagggggaaggtCCTGAGGAAGCCCCATGCTTGCCTATTTCCCCAAGCCTTGAAGTGCGATCAGCTAGCTCTGATGCtaattctctttcattcttgtgtttgcttttttttttttctctctttctccagggAGATTCTGGGGGGCCCCTGGCCTGTGAATTTAATGAAACATGGGTCCAGGTGGGGATTGTGAGTTGGGGCATTGGCTGTGGTCGTAAAAATTATCCTGGAATTTATACAGAAGTTAGTTTGTACAGGGACTGGGTCATTGATCACTTGAGTCAGGCTTGCTCTTGGGACTCAGCAGGCTTCTTCCCACTTCTGTGCCTGGTGCTGCCGCTGGGAATCCTGGTGGCCCCATGATCACCCTGGCCCACTCCCCTCCTGTTTCTGAATCTCTCACTGGGCCTCCTTGACCTCCCACTCCTACTCAAATGCTCCTTCCTACAATTCTGGTTGGCATCCACTGACCCTGTGGAAGACCACACAGTAAAAGGTGGCAGCAAGACTAGAGCCCAGAAAGTGCCCCAGCCTGATGCTCCAATCACCTGCCTCGGCCACACCCACACCTTGGCTGTGCCCTGCCTGCCTGGAAGGAGGGAGTGCAAGCATGCCAGCCTGAGAGCAAGCCAGCCTGCGAGGCGGACCCCAGTGCGTCCTTGCCATCTTGGAGAGCGTCTACCACGGAAGAGATCTCAGGAGCAGTGAGACAGCACTGGAGCTGGGTGTGGGCTCAGGCTGTCACCTGAGACTGTCAGAGCAGTCAGCTTGCTGGTggtgcagagagaggggaggaggcatCACCATGTCCCTGCTGAGGTGGGAGGCCTGGGGTTTCCACATCTGCCTCAGGTGTGTCTGGGGCTGGGAGGAGTTCCCCTGTACCCAGCAAGGATCCCCCTATGCGTGGCCAGCCTGTGGCACACAGGCCTTCTGTGATGGCAGCCCCGTGATGGGGCCCCCCTTCCTCAGTAGCTAGTGGCCACATCCAGGCTCACCCCAAGTTGTGTGGAGGCAGTGATGGAGTGTGGAGATCTTAGATGTCAACTAATAAATGTTTGGAATGTGTTCTTATTTGTTCTGAAGCTCTGGTCTCCTGAAAATTGTGGGGTTGCATATAACATACTCTGTAGAGACTAGTTTTCAATGTAGCTTAGAAAACACTTCATGGTGTCCAGTAAACTCTAGAAGAGTCAGAGGTGAGGAGCTTGTCTGCCTTGATGTAAGTCTGATGGATGGTTTTAGCCAGTGGATCCTGCTGCCTGCCCTCCTATTAGAGCCAACAACATCTCTATGGCTGGACGTGCTGTAGCTGAGTTTGGCAGCCTCTGTAGTCAGGAGCAGGGGGAGCAAGAGGACAGAGACTGGGGCATGGCACACTCACATGCCCTCCTGCCTCTTCTTGCTGCCCTGTAACACATGCCTTAAGGATATACCATGGGCTGGGTGTCAAGACACCTTGAGCCCAAAGAGCTCCCCACAAAGGGAGGGTAGGTGGGAGGGCCTGGCTCTATGTGTGtctacagtttcttttttcccaatgACCAGATCTAGTGTCCCATAGTCAGCGGTACTGGCTGCTGATCTTCCCCCAGCCTCTATCTCTTGCCCACCCAACCTTCCGTGGTCAGTGCTAGGCTCCCAGTTATCAAAGACGTCA
Proteins encoded in this window:
- the LOC100684662 gene encoding serine protease 44 isoform X2 yields the protein MASPGGRSLGLLLWLLLLPPPLGASSPSSSPSSSPSSAPSSPGGGPEGPGASVWRAAGPPATSRPHEAATPPQVVPVTPRASGSYAAVTEAQPTRTKPLLTTGCGHRSMRIIGGLPAPERKWPWQVSLQINEKHMCGASLIASRWVLTAAHCIFGYVEYTVKMGDIYMRHTSDMAVKIPVQDIVIHKDYNPLGLIENDIALVLLEFPVNFSTHIHPVCLPEKAFLVQAGTECWVTGWGKLSEKDSSQETTEELQEAELNIIRYERCNEILQTQLETSSDVVKKGMLCGYNVQGKDACQGDSGGPLACEFNETWVQVGIVSWGIGCGRKNYPGIYTEVSLYRDWVIDHLSQACSWDSAGFFPLLCLVLPLGILVAP
- the LOC100684662 gene encoding serine protease 44 isoform X1, yielding MASPGGRSLGLLLWLLLLPPPLGASSPSSSPSSSPSSAPSSPGGGPEGPGASVWRAAGPPATSRPHEAATPPQVVPVTPRASGSYAAVTEAQPTRTKPLLTTGCGHRSMRIIGGLPAPERKWPWQVSLQINEKHMCGASLIASRWVLTAAHCIFGYVEYTVKMGDIYMRHTSDMAVKIPVQDIVIHKDYNPLGLIENDIALVLLEFPVNFSTHIHPVCLPEKAFLVQAGTECWVTGWGKLSEKDSSQETTEELQEAELNIIRYERCNEILQTQLETSSDVVKKGMLCGYNVQGKDACQVSSWALGCLAALLFSHNVLIHRQRGLCYPPAVLFTLNSHQGDSRGQAAKAQLGWPAWLLQWEGLVLPGGGLGEEGRFKQKISKLQVTTFEPLLGDRQCTQI